The genome window TCATCTCTTTCAGAAGCGAAAGAGGCCATACTCAATGCAAAAATAAGAGCTGTTGCAAAATATTTTCTTTTCAAGTCCTACCTCCTGAATGTTTGTGCCATTAATTTAGAATATCTCATTTAAATACTCTTCAATTTTCTTTATTGAAACTGTTGTATTAACACAGGGTTCATTAGGAATTTCATTAAAAATACCTAAAACCTTTACTGGAAATGCATCATGAATACCAGACATAAGATCACGTTTACAGGCAACGGCCATAACAAGATCTGGTCTAATATCCCGTATATGCTTTCTTGCAAGGGTTCCCCCAGTTGCAATTTTAATTTCTACAGGAAACTTAGATTTTATGTTCAAAAAATCACCTATCACACATTGTCCACATTTCTTACAGTTTTCTATATCAGATGTAATTTTAAAAGGACAATTATAATTTTGAATACAGTGTGGTAGTAAAATTAAAACTTTGTTTATTTTTTTACCTTTAATAGCATCTAAAACCCTTAAGTTATTATATTTTAAAAATCTTTGAGCTACTGGATTTGTTTCTTTTTGCTCCTTTTTTCTTTCTGAAAGGATAAACATCAAATAATAGGCATTATATTTTAATTTTGTCAAGAAATTAGTATTCATAGATTACCTCTTTTTATTCTCTATCTTTAGAAATTATATCATATTTAAATTCATATTTCAAACATTCAATTTTTAATCATAACCATATTTTTTTATAGGAAATTTGCTCGATTTTTATACCTATTTTTTTAAAAGAGAATAAAAAAACCAGCATATTTATTTTAAATAGCTGGATAAAAATTTTTTATTATTTTTTATGATTCATAAAACACTTAAGACAGACACCTTTAAAGTGGTTTCCAATTATTATTTCTCCACCATCAACATTTTTGCTGTCATCAATTAAAAGATTCATAGTAGCTTTTGCATCTCCACACATCTCGCATACAGTTGGGATTTCTACAATTTTAGTTACAAAGGGAAGCATATATCCTACAGTTTCAAATAACTGTCCCTTGAAGTTAGACATAAGTCCATATGCAAATACCAGAGTTTTAGAATCTTTAATAATCTTTACAAGTTCATCTACCTGTGATTTTGTAATAAACTGTACCTCATCTATAAGAATAAGATTGGGTTTGTGTTCCAGCCACCATTTATAAAGGTCAAAATCCTTAGTGAGGATTATTGCTTTACAGCTCTCTTTTAATGCCCGACTCTTTATTACCCCTCCATCACGAGTATTTGTTTCTGGTTGGAATACAGCAACTTTTTTTCCAGCCATATTATTTCTATGAGCAGTTAAAATAAGTTCAGCACTTTTTCTTGCTCCTACAACTGAGTAATAAAAAATAAATTTTCCCATTTCAGCACTCCTTGAATAAAAATATATAAATTTATTATATCACTAAAACACCAATAAATACAAATGATTAAATAGTGCACACTTATAAAGAGGTTGACTTATTCTTTTAATAATGTTATATATAACGTATGCAACAAAAGAGATTTGTGCACAATAAAACAATTATAAATAATGTGCACTAATAAAAATAGGAGGAAAAATGTTACTAACACCCAGGCAGGAGAAAATAGCGGAAATTGTAAAAAAATCTCAGCCTATTACAGGAGATGAGATTGCTAAAAAATTATCTCTTACAAGATCAGCTTTGAGAACTGATTTTTCAGTACTAACTTCAAAGGGGATATTAAAATCTAAAACCAGAGTTGGTTATATATATCAGGGACAGGATGAAAGAAAATATATAAAGGATATTATGGGAGAAGTGGTTTCAGTAGATTCCAAACTATCTGTATATGATACAATTCTTGAAATGTTTTTAAAAGACGTTGGAACTATATTTATAACTGAGAACGAAAGTCTAACAGGAATTGTATCTAGAAAAGACTTGTTAAAGATAGCTATTGGAAAAACAGATATAACTAAAGTTCCAATAAGTATAATAATGACAAGAATGCCTAATATAATTTTCTGTGAGGAGGATGAAGAGATAATTGCTGGTGTAAGAAAAATAATAAACCATCAGATAGACTCTTTGCCTGTAGTAAGAATAGTGCAAAATAAAAATAAAGTTATATATAAATTAGTAGGAAGAGTAACCAAAACAAATATTACAAAATTATTTTTGGAATATTTTGATAAAAATAAGGGGGATAATTGATGAAGAAAGTCTACTCATTTAACGAAGGAAACAAGGGAATGATAAACATTTTAGGTGGAAAAGGTGGAAACCTTGCTGAAATGTCAAAAATAGGTCTACCTATACCAGAAGGTATAATAATCTCTACAGATGCGTGTAAAGATTATTATAAAGATGGAGAAAAAATTTCAAAAGAGCTTGAAAGTGAAATTCTAATTAAATTAGATGAGCTTGAGAAAAAAACAGGAAAACAATTTGGTGGAAAAAATCCGCTTCTTGTATCAGTTAGATCAGGGGCTCCAATCTCTATGCCTGGAATGATGGATACAATTTTAAATCTTGGGATGAATGATAAGACAGCAGAAAGCATGATTGAAATTTTTAAAGATGAAGATTTCGTATATCAGTCATACTATAGATTTATTCAGATGTTTTCAGAAATAGTAATGGGAATAGATAAAGATTTGTTCTTTGAAAAGAAAAGAGAAATGAAAGAGTCAAAAGACTTTACTCATCAAAAATTAATAGAAGCTGGAAAGAAAATATTTGAAGAAAAAACAGGACAAAAATTCCCTGAAGAACCAAAAGATCAATTATTCCTGGCAATTAATGCGATATTTAAATCATGGAATAATGAAAGAGCAATAGTTTATAGAAGAATTCATAAAATAGATGATAATTTAGGTACAGCAGTAGTTGTTCAAGAGATGGTATTTGGAAACTTAAATGAAAAATCTGGAACTGGAGTTGCATTTACAAGAGATCCATCTACTGGAGAAAATCATGTATTTGGTGAGTACCTTCTTGAAGCTCAAGGTGAAGATATTGTTGCTGGTATAAGAACTCCAGAACCTATTGAAAGATTAAAAGAGCAACTACCAGAAATATATGATGAATTTATTAAACTTGCTGGTATTTTAGAAAAACACAATAAAGATATGCAGGATATAGAATTTACAATTGAAAATGGAAAATTATTCCTTTTACAAACTAGAAATGGTAAAAGAAGTCCATATGCAGCAGTTAAAATTGCAGTAGATATGGTAGAAGAGGGGCTTTTAACTCAAGAGGAAGCAATATTAAAAGTAGATGCAAATACACTTCCTCAACTGCTACATGGTAACTTTAAACCAGAAGCTGTGAAAAAAGCTACACTTTTAGGAAAAGGACTTCCTGGATCAGCAGGAGTTGCTATTGGAAGAGTTATGTTCTCATCAGAAAAAACAGATACTAGAGCAATGACAATACTTGTTAGAGAAGAGACTTCTCCAGAAGATATTAAAGGGATAAGTGAAGCAGAAGGAATTGTTACAGTAAAAGGTGGAGTTACATCTCATGGAGCAGTTGTTGCACGTGGAATGGGTAAATGCTGTGTAACTGGTTGTGGAGATATTAAAATAAATGATATTAAAAAAGAGATGTATATCAATGGATATACTGTTAAAGAGGAAGAGTATATCTCTATCAATGGATATACTGGTGAGATATTCCTAGGTAAAGTTGAACTTAGTGCTCCTCAATTTGATGATAATCTTAAGAAATTTGTAAAATGGTGTCAGGAAATAAAAAGACTTAAAGTTAGAATGAATGCAGATACTCCTGCAGATGCAAAACTTGGTAAGAGCTTTGGAGCAGAAGGAATAGGACTTTGCAGAACTGAGCACATGTTCTTCCAGGAAGATAAAATCTGGACAATAAGACAGATGATACTTAGTAAGGATCCGAAAGAGGTTGAAAAAGCACTGCATGAAATGCATGATATGCAGGTAAAAGATTTCTATGAAATATTTAAAGTTGTTGAAGATAATACTGTAATAGTAAGACTTTTAGATCCACCTCTACATGAATTTTTACCAAAAGAACCAAAGGATAAAGAGAAAATGGCAGAGATTTTAGGTGTATCTTTAGAAGAGATGGAAAGAAGAATAGTAAATCTTAAAGATGCTAACCCTATGTTAGGGCACAGAGGATGTAGACTTGCAGTAACACGTCCAGAACTTTATAATATGCAGGCTAGAGCAGTTATAGAAGCTGCAATAGAGTGTGCAAAAGAGGGAATTACAAAACTTAAACCAGAGATAATGCTACCTCTTATTATAGGTGCTAAAGAACTACTATTTATTAAGAAGAATATAAAAGAAGAGATAGAAAAAGTATTAAAAGAGCATAATATCAGAATAGATTATAAGATAGGAACTATGATGGAAACACCTAGAGCTTGTCTTCTAGCTGATGAAATAGCAAGAGATGTAGATTTCTTCTCTTTTGGAACAAATGACCTGACTCAGACAACTATGGGACTTTCAAGAGATGACTCAGTTAAATTTATGACTGAATACTCAGAAAATGGAATATTAAAAGTTGAACCATTTGCTACTATAGATGAAAGAGGAGTAGGAAAACTTGTTAAACTTGCTGTTGAACTTGGAAGAGGATCAAAACCTGAACTTGAAATTGGTATCTGTGGAGAACATGGTGGTGACCCACAAAGTATTGATTTCTTCGAAAGTGTTAAATTAGATTATGTAAGCTGTTCTCCATTTAGAGTATTGGTGGCAATAGTTGCAGCTGCACAAGCAAATCTAAAACAATATAAAGGGATAGACTATAAGTGGATTTAAAAAGAGAAAATCCGGAATTAAAATATTTAAAGCTGCTATCAAGCAGATTTAAAAATATTCCTGATACTGCAACTGAGATAATAAACTTGCAGGCAATACTCAATCTACCAAAGGGAACAGAACACTTTTTAACAGATATTCATGGAGAATATGACGCTTTTAATCACGTTTTAAAAAATGGTTCAGGATCAATAAGAGCAAAAATAGATGATATATTTCAAGACACAATAGGAAATTTTGAAAAAAAAGAATTAGCAAGTGTGATATATTACCCTAAGGAAAAAGTAGAGTATGTATCAAAGACAATGATGAATATGGATAAGTGGTATAAAAAGATTATCTATAGAATGATTGAAGTTTGTAGTGTTACAGCTTCAAAATACACTAGTTCTAAAGTTAGAAAAGCAATGACTAAGGATTTTGCCTATGTCTTGCAGGAAGTTTTGTATGAAAGAAGAGAGCTTCCAAATAGAAAGGAATATGTAGAGAGCATAATAGATACTGTAATTGCATTGGGAAGAGCTAAATACTTTGTAATAGCAATATCAAACTTAATACAAAGACTTACAATTGATAAACTGCATATAATTGGAGATATTTATGACAGAGGACCTTTTCCACATCGTATTATGGAAAAACTGATGGCACATCATAACGTTGACATTCAGTGGGGAAATCATGATATGCTATGGATGGGAGCTGCACTTGGAAATAAAGCATGTATAGCCAATGTAATAAGAATCTGTGCAAGATATTCAAATACAGATATATTAGAGGAAGGTTATGGTATTAACCTTCTTCCTCTTGCAAGATTTGTAATGTCAGAGTATAGAGATGACAAATGTGAAAGTTTTAAACCTAAAGATGGCAGCAATGATGAACTTATGTCAAAAATTCATAAGGGAATTTCAATTATACAGTTTAAAATAGAGGGAGAGATATCAAAAAGGCATCCAGACTTTAATCTTGAGGGACGTCAGTTATTGGATAAAATTGACTATGATAGGGGAATAGTTAATATAGATGGAAAAGAGTATAAACTTAATGATACCAATTTTCCAACTATTGACAGGGAAGATCCATACAAATTAACTGATGAAGAGAAAATGGTAATGGATACTTTAACAAGATATTTTGTGCACAGTGAAAAGCTTCAAAGACATATCAAGTTTTTCTTGACACATGGTAGTATTTATCTAAAATATAATTCAAATCTATTATATCATGGATGTATACCACTTACAGAGAATGGGGATTTTCGTGAAGTGGTATTAAAGGGAAGAAAAGTAAAGGGAAAAAGTTATCTAGATGAAATAGAAGATATAGTGAGACAGGCATATTATTTTCAAAATAAAAATATAAAAAATAGTTATGAGATAGATTTTTTATGGTATCTGTGGTGTGGAAAAAATTCTCCACTATTTGGAAAGGATGCTATGAAAACATTTGAGAGATACTTTATAGATGATAAAGAATCACATACAGAAAATAAGAATCCATACTATACATTCTGCAATACAGAGGAAACTTGTAGAATGATATTAGAAGAATTTGGTCTTAATCCAAATATTTCTCATATAGTAAATGGACATATGCCAGTAAAAACTTTAAAAGGGGAAAAACCTGTGAAGGCCAATGGTAAACTTTTTGTTATAGATGGTGGTTTTTCAAAGGCTTACCAAAGGCAAACAGGTATTGCAGGATATACACTTGTTTATAACTCATATGGACTTAAAATAATAAGCCATGATCCTTTTGAATCTGTAGAAAAAGCAGTTAGGGAAGGAAAGGATATTATCTCTTTTACTAGAATAGTAGAAGATACAAGTGTAAATAGAATAAGAGTTAAAGATACGGACATTGGAAAAGAGCTACAAAATCAGATAAATGATTTGAAAAAGCTGTTAATATGTTATAGACGTGGTATAATAATGGAGTCATACAGTTAATTATTACAAAAAATTAATAATTTCTTAATCTTATATTAAAAAACATGTGTTATATTACATGTGTTACTAAAGAATATAGGAGGAACAATGAAGAAGAAATTATTATTACTTGCATTGGCAACTGTAATGACTACTGCCGCTCATGCAGCGTCAATAGATCATATTCAAACATATACACCTGAGTACTTAGGTAACCAGGCTCAAAACGGTATGATAAATGGTGCATCTGTTTATTATAACCCAGCTGGTCTTGTACATCTTAAAGATGGAACTTATGTGCATGCTGGTGCAGAGCTGGCTATTGGACATGAAAAGATGGAATACAACGGACATGAGTATAAAGCTATACTTTTACAACCAATTCCAAACTTTGCAGCTTATAGGGTACAGGATAATTCAGCACTTTATTGGACATTTGGTGGAATTGGTGGAGGTGGAGACCTTAACTATAAAAGTGGAGTAGCTGGAACTGCTGTAATACCAGATTTGGTAAATAGGGTAAATGGTTTTTCTCTTTTGACGAAAGGTGAATATGCTTTTCCTTTTAAAAACTTAACAGATAATGGTTCTTCAGCTGAAGGAAAAAATATATATGCTCAAACAACTATAGGAAAAGCTTGGGCATTTGATGACAAACTTTCAGTATCTGTTGGTGGTAGAGTGGTTTATGGACTTAGAAGTTTAAAAGGTAAAATTAATCTTCAAGGGACTCCAGTGCAGCCAGGTAATCCTGTAATTGATGCATTTGCTAAAAATATTCATGCTGATATAGACTCTGAAAGAACTGCATGGGGTTATGGTTTCCAATTTGGACTAAACTATAAAGCTACAGAGAAATTAAACTTGGCAATGAGATATGACAGTAGAGTAAAACTTAATTTTAAAGCTAGTGGAACTATGAATAATGTTCCATTATCTCAATTAGGACCTGACTTTTCAGATTTAGGATTTGGAAATTTCTATCCAGAATATATTCCAGGACATAAACAAAGAAGAGATTTACCAGCTATTCTTGCTTTAGGAGCATCATATAAAGTAACAGATGATTGGACAATGGCACTTGCTGGAAACTATTATTTTAATAAAGATGCTAAGATGGATAGAATAGCAGGAAAAGTAGATTTAAAAGGAGTTGTCATCAATGGATTAGAAGCAGAGTACGACAATGGATGGGAAATAGCACTTGGGACAGAGTATAAATTAAATCCACAGTGGGCTTTCCTTGGAAGTGTTAACTATGCAAATACTGGAGCTAAGAAAACTTCTTTTGACGATGTTGAGTATCCATTAAATTCATTAACTTTAGGAACTGGTTTGAAATATAATCCAGATGAAGATACAGAGTGGGTATTCGCAATATCACACTTTATCTACTTTGAAAAAGGTGGCCATTTTAATGAAAAATACCATGGAGCTGTACCTAATCCAAAATATGATAAGAGTATAACAGCATTTGGACTTTCATATACAAAAAGATTTTAATGAAAATGTTTTATAAAATATAAAGAGGAGGAGAGGAATGCCTAAGAAATCAATATTTACCAAAGAGCAGGTTTATCAAAAGGCTTTTGAGCTTTTTAAAGCCAATGGGATAGATGGTATTAGCGCTAGAAATCTTGCCAAATCACTTAAATCATCACCTGCACCTATATATAGTTTTTATGCCTCTATAGATGATTTGAAACAGGAACTATTAGAAAAAGCTAAAGAACTGTTTCTTGATTATGTAAATCGCGAGCCAACAGACCTTATATTTCTTAATATTGGGATGGGCATATGTATATTTGCAAGGGATGAAAAAGAATTTTTTCAGGCAATCTTTTTGAAAGAGAGTTTAGGTAAAAGAAATGAGATAATTAGACAGTTTAGAGATCTGATAAAAAATGAGATGTCTAAAGACAAAAGATTTGAAGGGTTAGATGAGGAGTTTAAAACAAAACTTTACATGGATGCCTGGATGTATGCTCATGGATTCGCAACTCTTATAGCTACCAATTATTATGAAAGTATTACAGATGAAGAGATTAAAGAGAGATTGATGGAAGGCGCAGCTACAATGATATATAAAAGACTTGCCGACTACAAAAAATAATATAAAAGAAAAAGGACTACACATCTGATGCGTACCCCTTTTACTGGACAAACAGTAAAGGGGGT of Fusobacterium sp. DD2 contains these proteins:
- the ppdK gene encoding pyruvate, phosphate dikinase yields the protein MKKVYSFNEGNKGMINILGGKGGNLAEMSKIGLPIPEGIIISTDACKDYYKDGEKISKELESEILIKLDELEKKTGKQFGGKNPLLVSVRSGAPISMPGMMDTILNLGMNDKTAESMIEIFKDEDFVYQSYYRFIQMFSEIVMGIDKDLFFEKKREMKESKDFTHQKLIEAGKKIFEEKTGQKFPEEPKDQLFLAINAIFKSWNNERAIVYRRIHKIDDNLGTAVVVQEMVFGNLNEKSGTGVAFTRDPSTGENHVFGEYLLEAQGEDIVAGIRTPEPIERLKEQLPEIYDEFIKLAGILEKHNKDMQDIEFTIENGKLFLLQTRNGKRSPYAAVKIAVDMVEEGLLTQEEAILKVDANTLPQLLHGNFKPEAVKKATLLGKGLPGSAGVAIGRVMFSSEKTDTRAMTILVREETSPEDIKGISEAEGIVTVKGGVTSHGAVVARGMGKCCVTGCGDIKINDIKKEMYINGYTVKEEEYISINGYTGEIFLGKVELSAPQFDDNLKKFVKWCQEIKRLKVRMNADTPADAKLGKSFGAEGIGLCRTEHMFFQEDKIWTIRQMILSKDPKEVEKALHEMHDMQVKDFYEIFKVVEDNTVIVRLLDPPLHEFLPKEPKDKEKMAEILGVSLEEMERRIVNLKDANPMLGHRGCRLAVTRPELYNMQARAVIEAAIECAKEGITKLKPEIMLPLIIGAKELLFIKKNIKEEIEKVLKEHNIRIDYKIGTMMETPRACLLADEIARDVDFFSFGTNDLTQTTMGLSRDDSVKFMTEYSENGILKVEPFATIDERGVGKLVKLAVELGRGSKPELEIGICGEHGGDPQSIDFFESVKLDYVSCSPFRVLVAIVAAAQANLKQYKGIDYKWI
- a CDS encoding TetR/AcrR family transcriptional regulator produces the protein MPKKSIFTKEQVYQKAFELFKANGIDGISARNLAKSLKSSPAPIYSFYASIDDLKQELLEKAKELFLDYVNREPTDLIFLNIGMGICIFARDEKEFFQAIFLKESLGKRNEIIRQFRDLIKNEMSKDKRFEGLDEEFKTKLYMDAWMYAHGFATLIATNYYESITDEEIKERLMEGAATMIYKRLADYKK
- a CDS encoding helix-turn-helix transcriptional regulator encodes the protein MLLTPRQEKIAEIVKKSQPITGDEIAKKLSLTRSALRTDFSVLTSKGILKSKTRVGYIYQGQDERKYIKDIMGEVVSVDSKLSVYDTILEMFLKDVGTIFITENESLTGIVSRKDLLKIAIGKTDITKVPISIIMTRMPNIIFCEEDEEIIAGVRKIINHQIDSLPVVRIVQNKNKVIYKLVGRVTKTNITKLFLEYFDKNKGDN
- a CDS encoding fructose-1,6-bisphosphatase → MDLKRENPELKYLKLLSSRFKNIPDTATEIINLQAILNLPKGTEHFLTDIHGEYDAFNHVLKNGSGSIRAKIDDIFQDTIGNFEKKELASVIYYPKEKVEYVSKTMMNMDKWYKKIIYRMIEVCSVTASKYTSSKVRKAMTKDFAYVLQEVLYERRELPNRKEYVESIIDTVIALGRAKYFVIAISNLIQRLTIDKLHIIGDIYDRGPFPHRIMEKLMAHHNVDIQWGNHDMLWMGAALGNKACIANVIRICARYSNTDILEEGYGINLLPLARFVMSEYRDDKCESFKPKDGSNDELMSKIHKGISIIQFKIEGEISKRHPDFNLEGRQLLDKIDYDRGIVNIDGKEYKLNDTNFPTIDREDPYKLTDEEKMVMDTLTRYFVHSEKLQRHIKFFLTHGSIYLKYNSNLLYHGCIPLTENGDFREVVLKGRKVKGKSYLDEIEDIVRQAYYFQNKNIKNSYEIDFLWYLWCGKNSPLFGKDAMKTFERYFIDDKESHTENKNPYYTFCNTEETCRMILEEFGLNPNISHIVNGHMPVKTLKGEKPVKANGKLFVIDGGFSKAYQRQTGIAGYTLVYNSYGLKIISHDPFESVEKAVREGKDIISFTRIVEDTSVNRIRVKDTDIGKELQNQINDLKKLLICYRRGIIMESYS
- a CDS encoding DUF116 domain-containing protein; this translates as MNTNFLTKLKYNAYYLMFILSERKKEQKETNPVAQRFLKYNNLRVLDAIKGKKINKVLILLPHCIQNYNCPFKITSDIENCKKCGQCVIGDFLNIKSKFPVEIKIATGGTLARKHIRDIRPDLVMAVACKRDLMSGIHDAFPVKVLGIFNEIPNEPCVNTTVSIKKIEEYLNEIF
- a CDS encoding outer membrane protein transport protein, encoding MKKKLLLLALATVMTTAAHAASIDHIQTYTPEYLGNQAQNGMINGASVYYNPAGLVHLKDGTYVHAGAELAIGHEKMEYNGHEYKAILLQPIPNFAAYRVQDNSALYWTFGGIGGGGDLNYKSGVAGTAVIPDLVNRVNGFSLLTKGEYAFPFKNLTDNGSSAEGKNIYAQTTIGKAWAFDDKLSVSVGGRVVYGLRSLKGKINLQGTPVQPGNPVIDAFAKNIHADIDSERTAWGYGFQFGLNYKATEKLNLAMRYDSRVKLNFKASGTMNNVPLSQLGPDFSDLGFGNFYPEYIPGHKQRRDLPAILALGASYKVTDDWTMALAGNYYFNKDAKMDRIAGKVDLKGVVINGLEAEYDNGWEIALGTEYKLNPQWAFLGSVNYANTGAKKTSFDDVEYPLNSLTLGTGLKYNPDEDTEWVFAISHFIYFEKGGHFNEKYHGAVPNPKYDKSITAFGLSYTKRF